Proteins encoded in a region of the Clarias gariepinus isolate MV-2021 ecotype Netherlands unplaced genomic scaffold, CGAR_prim_01v2 scaffold_38, whole genome shotgun sequence genome:
- the plekha1b gene encoding pleckstrin homology domain-containing family A member 1 isoform X2 produces the protein MPYVDRQNRICGFLDIEENENSGKFLRRYFILDTMEGSLVWYMDNPQNLPEGTPCVGSLKLTYISKVSDATKLRPKAEFCFVINAGMRKFYLQANDKQDLVEWVAVLNNATKITVPKSSDQSGQNPAEACVEVLGAMKQVSYKTEIIGGVPIITTTQEKGEGQNGAERGALRKPHPQTPYYLSRAAQDQSVVKAGFCVKQGAVMKNWKRRYFMLDDNAISYFKSDLEREPLRVIPLKEVTKVQECKQSDLLMRDNLFELVTTSRTFYIQTDSPEEMHNWIKAVSGAIVAQRGPGRSAASMRQARRFSNPCIQRYTSRSGERSTSVVSTAPSFTAASKAPQSLAHPSPPNSTSQNAPSQRAISMAWDEPDLSGLLRGSPRSRLSLQEAPRLFFK, from the exons ATGCCTTATGTGGATCGGCAGAACCGCATCTGTGGCTTCCTGGACATCGAGGAAAATGAGAACAGCGGCAAGTTCCTGCGCCGCTACTTTATCCTGGACACCATGGAGGGGAGTCTGGTGTGGTACATGGACAACccgcag aaccttccagaaggaacCCCGTGTGTCGGCTCCCTGAAGCTCACGTACATCTCCAAG GTCAGCGATGCGACTAAACTGCGACCCAAGGCGGAGTTCTGCTTCG TTATCAACGCAGGAATGAGGAAGTTCTACCTGCAGGCCAACGATAAGCAGGACCTGGTGGAGTGGGTGGCTGTGCTCAACAACGCCACCAAGATCACG GTGCCCAAATCATCTGATCAGAGCGGGCAGAACCCGGCCGAGGCCTGCGTGGAGGTTCTGGGTGCCATGAAGCAGGTCTCGTACAAGACGGAGATCATCGGAGGAGTtcccatcatcaccaccacgcAG gagaagGGCGAGGGGCAGAATGGGGCAGAGAGAGGGGCGCTGAGGAAGCCCCACCCCCAGACGCCGTACTACCTGAGCCGAGCCGCCCAGGACCAGTCTGTGGTGAAGGCCGGCTTCTGTGTCAAACAGGGCGCGGTG ATGAAAAACTGGAAGAGACGATACTTCATGTTGGACGACAACGCAATCAGTTATTTTAAGTCAGACCTG gagaGAGAGCCGCTGCGTGTTATTCCCCTGAAGGAGGTAACTAAAGTCCAGGAGTGTAAACAAAG tgattTGCTGATGAGGGATAACCTCTTTGAGCTCGTCACTACCTCAAGAACGTTTTACATTCAG ACTGACAGCCCGGAGGAGATGCACAACTGGATCAAGGCCGTTTCAGGAGCGATCGTAGCTCAGCGAGGCCCCGGCCGCTCCGCTGCCTCG ATGCGTCAGGCCAGAAGGTTCTCGAACCCTTGTATTCAGAGGTATACGTCCCGCAGTGGCGAACGCAGCAC GAGCGTCGTGAGCACGGCTCCGTCTTTTACTGCAGCGAGCAAGGCCCCCCAGTCCCTCGCTCACCCATCTCCGCCGAACTCCacttcccagaatgcaccttcCCAGCGGGCCATCAGCATGGCGTGGGACGAGCCGGACCTCAGCGGCCTCCTGCGGGGCAGCCCGCGCTCACGGCTGTCGCTCCAGGAGGCTCCTCGCCTTTTCTTCAAGTAA
- the plekha1b gene encoding pleckstrin homology domain-containing family A member 1 isoform X1, with translation MPYVDRQNRICGFLDIEENENSGKFLRRYFILDTMEGSLVWYMDNPQNLPEGTPCVGSLKLTYISKVSDATKLRPKAEFCFVINAGMRKFYLQANDKQDLVEWVAVLNNATKITVPKSSDQSGQNPAEACVEVLGAMKQVSYKTEIIGGVPIITTTQEKGEGQNGAERGALRKPHPQTPYYLSRAAQDQSVVKAGFCVKQGAVMKNWKRRYFMLDDNAISYFKSDLEREPLRVIPLKEVTKVQECKQSDLLMRDNLFELVTTSRTFYIQTDSPEEMHNWIKAVSGAIVAQRGPGRSAASERREHGSVFYCSEQGPPVPRSPISAELHFPECTFPAGHQHGVGRAGPQRPPAGQPALTAVAPGGSSPFLQVSDSGEAASPWERRNSPEICPAAVNDSDEMQITEV, from the exons ATGCCTTATGTGGATCGGCAGAACCGCATCTGTGGCTTCCTGGACATCGAGGAAAATGAGAACAGCGGCAAGTTCCTGCGCCGCTACTTTATCCTGGACACCATGGAGGGGAGTCTGGTGTGGTACATGGACAACccgcag aaccttccagaaggaacCCCGTGTGTCGGCTCCCTGAAGCTCACGTACATCTCCAAG GTCAGCGATGCGACTAAACTGCGACCCAAGGCGGAGTTCTGCTTCG TTATCAACGCAGGAATGAGGAAGTTCTACCTGCAGGCCAACGATAAGCAGGACCTGGTGGAGTGGGTGGCTGTGCTCAACAACGCCACCAAGATCACG GTGCCCAAATCATCTGATCAGAGCGGGCAGAACCCGGCCGAGGCCTGCGTGGAGGTTCTGGGTGCCATGAAGCAGGTCTCGTACAAGACGGAGATCATCGGAGGAGTtcccatcatcaccaccacgcAG gagaagGGCGAGGGGCAGAATGGGGCAGAGAGAGGGGCGCTGAGGAAGCCCCACCCCCAGACGCCGTACTACCTGAGCCGAGCCGCCCAGGACCAGTCTGTGGTGAAGGCCGGCTTCTGTGTCAAACAGGGCGCGGTG ATGAAAAACTGGAAGAGACGATACTTCATGTTGGACGACAACGCAATCAGTTATTTTAAGTCAGACCTG gagaGAGAGCCGCTGCGTGTTATTCCCCTGAAGGAGGTAACTAAAGTCCAGGAGTGTAAACAAAG tgattTGCTGATGAGGGATAACCTCTTTGAGCTCGTCACTACCTCAAGAACGTTTTACATTCAG ACTGACAGCCCGGAGGAGATGCACAACTGGATCAAGGCCGTTTCAGGAGCGATCGTAGCTCAGCGAGGCCCCGGCCGCTCCGCTGCCTCG GAGCGTCGTGAGCACGGCTCCGTCTTTTACTGCAGCGAGCAAGGCCCCCCAGTCCCTCGCTCACCCATCTCCGCCGAACTCCacttcccagaatgcaccttcCCAGCGGGCCATCAGCATGGCGTGGGACGAGCCGGACCTCAGCGGCCTCCTGCGGGGCAGCCCGCGCTCACGGCTGTCGCTCCAGGAGGCTCCTCGCCTTTTCTTCAAGTAAGCGATAGCGGCGAGGCGGCGTCGCCCTGGGAGCGGAGGAACAGCCCAGAGATCTGCCCCGCTGCCGTTAACGACTCGGACGAAATGCAAATTACGGAGGTGTAG
- the plekha1b gene encoding pleckstrin homology domain-containing family A member 1 isoform X3: MPYVDRQNRICGFLDIEENENSGKFLRRYFILDTMEGSLVWYMDNPQNLPEGTPCVGSLKLTYISKVSDATKLRPKAEFCFVINAGMRKFYLQANDKQDLVEWVAVLNNATKITVPKSSDQSGQNPAEACVEVLGAMKQVSYKTEIIGGVPIITTTQEKGEGQNGAERGALRKPHPQTPYYLSRAAQDQSVVKAGFCVKQGAVMKNWKRRYFMLDDNAISYFKSDLEREPLRVIPLKEVTKVQECKQSDLLMRDNLFELVTTSRTFYIQTDSPEEMHNWIKAVSGAIVAQRGPGRSAASMRQARRFSNPCIQRSVVSTAPSFTAASKAPQSLAHPSPPNSTSQNAPSQRAISMAWDEPDLSGLLRGSPRSRLSLQEAPRLFFK, translated from the exons ATGCCTTATGTGGATCGGCAGAACCGCATCTGTGGCTTCCTGGACATCGAGGAAAATGAGAACAGCGGCAAGTTCCTGCGCCGCTACTTTATCCTGGACACCATGGAGGGGAGTCTGGTGTGGTACATGGACAACccgcag aaccttccagaaggaacCCCGTGTGTCGGCTCCCTGAAGCTCACGTACATCTCCAAG GTCAGCGATGCGACTAAACTGCGACCCAAGGCGGAGTTCTGCTTCG TTATCAACGCAGGAATGAGGAAGTTCTACCTGCAGGCCAACGATAAGCAGGACCTGGTGGAGTGGGTGGCTGTGCTCAACAACGCCACCAAGATCACG GTGCCCAAATCATCTGATCAGAGCGGGCAGAACCCGGCCGAGGCCTGCGTGGAGGTTCTGGGTGCCATGAAGCAGGTCTCGTACAAGACGGAGATCATCGGAGGAGTtcccatcatcaccaccacgcAG gagaagGGCGAGGGGCAGAATGGGGCAGAGAGAGGGGCGCTGAGGAAGCCCCACCCCCAGACGCCGTACTACCTGAGCCGAGCCGCCCAGGACCAGTCTGTGGTGAAGGCCGGCTTCTGTGTCAAACAGGGCGCGGTG ATGAAAAACTGGAAGAGACGATACTTCATGTTGGACGACAACGCAATCAGTTATTTTAAGTCAGACCTG gagaGAGAGCCGCTGCGTGTTATTCCCCTGAAGGAGGTAACTAAAGTCCAGGAGTGTAAACAAAG tgattTGCTGATGAGGGATAACCTCTTTGAGCTCGTCACTACCTCAAGAACGTTTTACATTCAG ACTGACAGCCCGGAGGAGATGCACAACTGGATCAAGGCCGTTTCAGGAGCGATCGTAGCTCAGCGAGGCCCCGGCCGCTCCGCTGCCTCG ATGCGTCAGGCCAGAAGGTTCTCGAACCCTTGTATTCAGAG GAGCGTCGTGAGCACGGCTCCGTCTTTTACTGCAGCGAGCAAGGCCCCCCAGTCCCTCGCTCACCCATCTCCGCCGAACTCCacttcccagaatgcaccttcCCAGCGGGCCATCAGCATGGCGTGGGACGAGCCGGACCTCAGCGGCCTCCTGCGGGGCAGCCCGCGCTCACGGCTGTCGCTCCAGGAGGCTCCTCGCCTTTTCTTCAAGTAA